The following proteins are co-located in the Rhodococcus opacus B4 genome:
- a CDS encoding type II toxin-antitoxin system RelE family toxin — protein sequence MNQEQDRYTLVIAPTARRQLAQHLPEAVAFAAHKFIVGPLLDNPKRVGKRLQPPLDDRHSARRGTYRVIYRINDEQRIVTVVDIAHRRDAYRTSR from the coding sequence GTGAATCAGGAGCAAGACCGCTACACGCTCGTGATCGCTCCAACGGCTCGACGTCAGCTCGCTCAGCACCTGCCTGAGGCCGTGGCCTTCGCGGCGCACAAATTCATCGTCGGCCCTCTTCTCGACAATCCGAAACGCGTGGGAAAACGGCTTCAGCCCCCGCTCGATGACCGCCACAGCGCACGGCGGGGCACCTACCGTGTCATCTACCGCATCAACGACGAACAGCGGATTGTCACGGTCGTCGACATCGCCCACCGCCGAGATGCCTACCGCACCAGCCGCTGA
- a CDS encoding type II toxin-antitoxin system Phd/YefM family antitoxin: MTMETVMSLAAVKAHLSELVGRVNAQHERVTVTVHGQPSAVLIATEDLESLEETIAILSDPDTLQRLAASDAELARGEGESEAELTKVMSERRRHPA, translated from the coding sequence ATGACTATGGAAACGGTGATGTCACTTGCCGCGGTGAAGGCGCACCTGTCCGAGCTGGTCGGGCGTGTCAACGCCCAGCATGAGCGCGTCACGGTCACGGTGCACGGTCAGCCCTCGGCTGTGCTCATCGCCACCGAGGACCTGGAGTCACTAGAGGAAACAATCGCGATCCTGTCCGACCCCGACACCCTCCAGCGGCTCGCGGCTTCCGACGCGGAGCTTGCCCGCGGTGAAGGCGAGTCCGAGGCCGAGCTTACGAAGGTAATGAGCGAGCGACGCAGGCACCCTGCGTGA
- a CDS encoding proline dehydrogenase family protein produces the protein MAFSALLRPALLAAARSPRMERTVTRIPVTRSLVDRFVAGETEDQAIAATTSILDSGRYISIDHLGEDTTDSAQADATVSHYLALLSDLAALSQKTASTSPASVRNVEVSLKLSALGQFLPRDGHKVALENAHKICTAAEEAGAWVTVDAEDHTTTDSTLSIVRELRKDFPSLGTVLQAYLKRTEADCRDLSGPGSRIRLCKGAYKEPASVAFQGKEAVDEAYLRCLRILMNGQGYPMVASHDPAMIEAALQQAKAKGRTADEFEIQMLYGIRDAEQLRLIGEDKHLRVYLPYGEQWYGYFMRRLAERPANLTFFLRSLMSHN, from the coding sequence ATGGCATTCTCCGCCCTGCTCCGCCCCGCCCTGCTGGCCGCCGCACGTTCGCCCCGGATGGAGCGCACCGTCACCAGGATCCCGGTGACCCGCAGCCTCGTCGACCGGTTCGTCGCCGGCGAGACCGAGGACCAGGCGATCGCCGCGACCACGTCGATTCTCGACTCCGGCCGCTACATCAGCATCGATCATCTCGGCGAGGACACCACCGATTCGGCGCAGGCCGACGCCACCGTGTCGCACTACCTGGCCCTGCTGTCCGATCTTGCGGCCCTCAGCCAGAAGACGGCGTCGACGTCACCGGCCTCGGTGCGCAATGTCGAGGTCTCGTTGAAGCTGTCCGCCCTGGGCCAGTTCCTGCCCCGGGACGGCCACAAGGTGGCCCTCGAGAACGCGCACAAGATCTGCACCGCCGCCGAGGAGGCCGGCGCGTGGGTGACCGTGGACGCCGAGGACCACACCACCACCGACTCGACACTGTCGATCGTCCGCGAACTCCGCAAGGACTTCCCGTCCCTCGGCACCGTGCTGCAGGCGTACCTGAAGCGCACCGAGGCCGACTGCCGGGACCTGTCCGGCCCGGGATCGCGCATCCGGCTGTGCAAGGGCGCCTACAAGGAACCCGCCTCGGTGGCATTCCAGGGCAAGGAGGCGGTCGACGAGGCCTACCTGCGCTGCCTGCGCATCCTGATGAACGGTCAGGGCTACCCGATGGTCGCCTCCCACGACCCGGCCATGATCGAGGCCGCCCTGCAGCAGGCGAAGGCCAAGGGCCGCACCGCCGACGAGTTCGAAATCCAGATGCTCTACGGCATCCGCGACGCCGAACAACTCCGCCTCATCGGTGAGGACAAGCATCTGCGGGTGTACCTCCCCTACGGCGAGCAGTGGTACGGCTACTTCATGCGCCGACTCGCCGAACGCCCCGCCAACCTGACCTTCTTCCTCCGGTCGTTGATGTCACACAACTAA
- a CDS encoding aldo/keto reductase, producing the protein MTAAASTLLLLPGTDLHVSRLCLGGNRFGSALDESESFALLDTFAELGGNFVDTALVYADWVPGVERSCSEHTLGRWLTTRDCRKAMVVATKGGHPDLAHPAGPRLDRASLRADAHASAENLGGAPIDLYYLHRDDPSRPIGDILDTMETLVDESVIRYYAASNFSADRLAAAAQYASASGIGGFVANQLEWSLAAPKADRVAPDLTYMDAGLLEFHRTHRLPVVPYSAQAKGYFEKSRSAGPIPQSVERYDTARNARTAQLLHRLADEYETDATALALRALIDCEIDIVPVVGCRTGEQLRRSWSCLDVSLSPSDSELLTSLTLSH; encoded by the coding sequence ATGACCGCCGCGGCGAGCACCCTACTGCTGCTGCCCGGCACGGATCTGCACGTGTCGCGACTGTGCCTGGGCGGCAACCGGTTCGGGTCCGCGCTCGACGAGAGCGAGTCCTTCGCCCTGCTCGATACGTTCGCCGAGCTCGGAGGAAATTTCGTCGACACCGCGTTGGTCTATGCCGACTGGGTCCCCGGAGTCGAACGCAGTTGCAGCGAGCACACGCTGGGGCGTTGGTTGACGACGCGGGACTGCCGCAAGGCGATGGTGGTGGCTACCAAGGGTGGTCACCCCGACCTGGCACACCCCGCAGGGCCGCGGCTGGACCGCGCCTCGCTGCGAGCCGACGCACACGCCAGCGCCGAGAACCTCGGCGGCGCGCCGATCGATCTGTACTACCTCCACCGCGACGACCCCTCCCGCCCGATCGGGGACATCCTCGACACCATGGAGACCCTCGTGGACGAAAGCGTCATCCGGTACTACGCGGCGAGCAACTTCTCCGCCGACCGCCTGGCAGCGGCGGCGCAGTATGCGAGCGCATCCGGAATCGGCGGATTCGTCGCCAACCAACTCGAATGGAGCCTGGCCGCACCCAAGGCGGACCGGGTGGCACCCGACCTGACCTATATGGACGCGGGTCTGCTCGAATTTCACCGCACCCACCGCCTGCCGGTCGTGCCCTACTCGGCTCAAGCCAAGGGCTACTTCGAAAAGAGCCGGAGCGCAGGTCCGATACCCCAATCGGTGGAGCGCTACGACACCGCGCGCAACGCCCGCACCGCCCAATTACTGCACCGTCTCGCCGACGAGTACGAGACCGACGCGACGGCCCTGGCGCTACGTGCGCTGATCGACTGTGAGATCGACATCGTGCCCGTGGTCGGATGCCGCACCGGCGAACAACTTCGCCGGAGCTGGTCCTGCCTCGACGTGTCGCTCAGCCCATCGGATTCCGAACTGCTTACCTCCCTGACCCTTTCGCACTGA
- a CDS encoding DUF3263 domain-containing protein, whose amino-acid sequence MNETNFNYMITFAKKWRHRGGGSGEDILVEFGLSQAEYFRQLQMILDERVGAASDLPPDLRHELRSICSARLLRQTPQQYSQ is encoded by the coding sequence ATGAACGAGACCAACTTCAATTACATGATCACCTTCGCGAAGAAGTGGCGGCACCGGGGCGGAGGATCCGGTGAGGACATCCTCGTCGAATTTGGGCTCTCGCAGGCCGAGTACTTTCGTCAATTGCAGATGATCCTCGACGAACGTGTCGGCGCAGCATCGGATCTTCCTCCCGACCTCCGTCACGAATTGCGGTCGATCTGTAGTGCTCGCCTACTGCGTCAGACGCCGCAACAATATTCGCAGTGA
- a CDS encoding MerR family transcriptional regulator, translating to MSARTTPRVYTIKDAAALTGLPASTLRYYESVGVIAPISRGESSRHRVYDEDDLGHLLAIACLAATGMSVNDMKAYVANGQLGAAAAAAQIELLTERRQQLEIEARQIALRHRYVDIKIDYWQAIDAGDEPRAALLAAEASALADELHNTKKR from the coding sequence GTGAGTGCACGAACCACCCCACGCGTCTACACGATCAAGGACGCGGCCGCTCTGACCGGACTTCCGGCCAGCACGCTGCGGTACTACGAGTCGGTTGGGGTGATCGCGCCGATCAGCCGTGGGGAGAGCAGTAGGCACCGGGTCTACGACGAGGACGACCTGGGCCACCTGTTGGCGATCGCCTGCCTGGCGGCGACCGGGATGTCGGTCAATGATATGAAGGCGTACGTCGCCAACGGGCAACTCGGGGCCGCGGCCGCGGCCGCGCAGATCGAGTTGCTGACCGAGCGCCGGCAGCAACTCGAGATCGAGGCCCGGCAGATCGCACTGCGTCACCGCTACGTCGACATCAAGATCGACTACTGGCAGGCGATCGACGCCGGCGACGAGCCCCGCGCTGCGCTCCTCGCAGCCGAGGCGAGCGCACTCGCAGACGAACTGCACAACACCAAGAAGCGGTAA
- a CDS encoding NAD(P)-dependent oxidoreductase, with the protein MDRSPVIGFIGLGRMGGPMAGNLAAAGHTVVVYDIDRSRCEPLAARGAQIADSPAAVAAASDISFSIIMNDAVLRQVALGEAGIVQGARPGHLYCDLSTVSPTVSAEVGSALSTANIAYLRGRVAGSIGLAEAGELTIFASGASADFGRAEPVLAALGKRILHVGRDEEAAYLKLVHSTIVGVYAALMGEALTLGEKGGVDFDQMLDILNDGPLGSVQLALKTPMLKQRDFDDPPSDIDTAAKDLDIVLSAAREQRIPMPLTSAVRQLMTQRQAHGSGKQDIWSMLETFEDMAALTGAPTGGAQR; encoded by the coding sequence ATGGACAGATCACCAGTAATCGGTTTCATCGGACTGGGGCGCATGGGCGGTCCGATGGCCGGAAACCTCGCAGCCGCCGGACACACTGTCGTCGTGTACGACATCGATCGGTCCAGGTGCGAACCGCTTGCCGCGCGAGGGGCGCAGATTGCCGACTCGCCCGCCGCGGTGGCCGCGGCCTCGGATATCAGCTTCTCCATCATCATGAACGATGCAGTGCTGCGGCAGGTCGCGCTCGGGGAGGCCGGAATCGTGCAGGGCGCCCGGCCCGGCCACCTGTACTGCGACTTGAGCACCGTGTCGCCCACCGTGTCCGCCGAGGTCGGATCGGCGCTGTCGACGGCGAACATCGCCTACCTCCGCGGGCGAGTGGCCGGGAGCATCGGGCTTGCCGAGGCGGGCGAGCTCACCATCTTCGCCTCCGGAGCCTCCGCCGATTTCGGTCGCGCCGAACCCGTCCTGGCGGCACTGGGTAAACGCATCCTCCACGTCGGCCGCGACGAGGAGGCCGCGTACCTGAAACTCGTGCACAGCACCATCGTCGGTGTGTATGCGGCACTGATGGGGGAGGCTCTGACGCTGGGCGAAAAGGGCGGTGTCGATTTTGACCAGATGCTCGACATTCTGAACGACGGTCCCCTCGGATCCGTCCAACTCGCCCTCAAGACACCGATGCTCAAGCAACGGGACTTCGACGATCCACCGTCCGACATCGATACCGCCGCCAAAGACCTCGACATCGTCCTGTCCGCCGCCCGCGAACAACGAATTCCGATGCCGCTGACATCGGCGGTGCGCCAGCTGATGACCCAACGCCAGGCACACGGTTCCGGCAAGCAGGACATCTGGTCGATGCTGGAAACCTTCGAAGACATGGCGGCGCTCACTGGGGCACCGACCGGCGGTGCGCAGCGATGA
- a CDS encoding NAD(P)-dependent alcohol dehydrogenase: MRVHAYAAPAAGRPLAPTTIERRDVGPHDVLIEIQYAGICHSDIHTVNGDWGPQPFPVVPGHEIVGIVAETGADVTRHRVGDRVGVGCMVNSCGDCINCRNGDEQYCVHGMVPTYAGTDRDGTTTQGGYSTHVVVDADYVLSVPQSLDPAAAAPLLCAGITTYAPLRRWSAGPGKKVAVVGLGGLGHMAVKIAHALGADVTVLSQTLKKQEDGLRLGADAYFATSDPATFDQLAGRFDLIVNTVSAAIDLNAYLGLLAVDGTLVNVGAPAEPLSLNVMTLIGGRRNFAGSMIGGIALTQEMLDFCAEHGIGSEVEVIPANRINQAYERVLASDVRYRFVIDTATLN, from the coding sequence ATGCGTGTTCACGCGTACGCCGCTCCCGCCGCCGGCCGGCCGCTCGCCCCCACCACCATCGAGCGCCGCGACGTCGGCCCTCACGATGTCCTCATCGAGATCCAGTACGCCGGCATCTGCCACTCCGACATCCACACGGTCAACGGCGACTGGGGCCCGCAACCCTTCCCGGTCGTGCCCGGCCACGAGATCGTCGGCATCGTCGCCGAGACCGGCGCCGACGTCACCCGCCACCGGGTCGGTGACCGCGTCGGCGTCGGCTGCATGGTCAACTCGTGCGGCGACTGCATCAACTGCCGGAACGGCGACGAGCAGTACTGCGTCCACGGCATGGTCCCCACCTACGCCGGCACCGACCGGGACGGCACCACCACCCAGGGCGGCTACTCCACCCACGTGGTCGTCGACGCCGACTACGTTTTGTCCGTCCCGCAGAGTCTGGATCCGGCCGCCGCAGCCCCGCTGCTCTGCGCCGGGATCACCACCTACGCCCCGCTCCGCCGCTGGAGTGCCGGCCCCGGCAAGAAGGTCGCCGTCGTCGGCCTCGGGGGGCTCGGACACATGGCCGTCAAGATCGCCCACGCCCTGGGCGCCGACGTCACCGTGCTGTCCCAGACCCTGAAGAAGCAGGAGGACGGCCTGCGCCTCGGCGCCGACGCCTACTTCGCCACCTCCGACCCCGCCACGTTCGACCAGCTCGCCGGACGTTTCGACCTCATCGTCAACACGGTCAGCGCCGCCATCGACCTCAACGCCTACCTGGGCCTGCTCGCCGTCGACGGCACCCTGGTCAACGTCGGCGCCCCCGCCGAGCCGCTCAGCCTGAACGTGATGACGCTGATCGGCGGCCGCCGCAACTTCGCCGGGTCGATGATCGGCGGCATCGCACTGACCCAGGAGATGCTCGACTTCTGCGCCGAACACGGCATCGGATCCGAAGTCGAGGTGATCCCCGCCAACCGGATCAACCAGGCATACGAGCGGGTCCTCGCCTCGGACGTCCGATACCGGTTCGTCATCGACACCGCCACACTGAACTAA
- a CDS encoding cupin domain-containing protein gives MNTIVTQDELDRRTIRRADLVSCNQAFIDCKTPGSDKKENYALIGSGVSQNSDQVINLREPHGFNVGAAAMPHGITNNLHMHFTAEVFLNFSGEWLFRWGVDGKAGEYQSTTGDVVTVPTWIYRGFTNTGPDDGWLFTVLGMDSTGGIIWGPSVLRQAADYGLYLTRDNELVEATDGEPADVDLIRPMPQQEIDALRHYTPAQMRGRVTTEADRVWSDRAFLCSTLPGGHAELALVIGFGMTEDRNQEPRVYNPHGFNLAWLRAHTGEGLLQHRHDAPQALIVRSGRWKITLNSGADERTVVLDPRDTLSIPAGAWRRFEQLDDGDGEMVVVNGGDGRVRIHWDPEVIERARDKDVAFDANGYVAPWSVVSRSTDDD, from the coding sequence TTGAACACCATCGTTACCCAGGACGAGTTGGACCGCAGAACCATCCGCCGGGCCGACCTCGTCAGCTGCAACCAAGCCTTCATCGACTGCAAAACCCCCGGGTCGGACAAGAAGGAGAATTACGCCCTCATCGGATCCGGGGTCTCGCAAAACTCCGACCAGGTGATCAACCTCCGCGAACCTCACGGTTTCAACGTCGGCGCCGCGGCCATGCCGCACGGCATCACCAACAACCTGCACATGCACTTCACCGCCGAAGTCTTCCTCAACTTCAGCGGCGAATGGCTGTTCCGCTGGGGCGTCGACGGCAAGGCCGGCGAATACCAGTCCACCACCGGGGACGTCGTGACCGTGCCGACCTGGATCTACCGCGGTTTCACCAACACCGGTCCCGACGACGGCTGGCTCTTCACAGTGCTGGGAATGGACAGTACCGGTGGGATCATCTGGGGCCCATCGGTACTGCGTCAAGCCGCAGACTACGGGCTCTACCTGACCCGGGACAACGAACTCGTGGAAGCTACCGACGGAGAGCCCGCCGATGTCGACCTGATCAGGCCGATGCCGCAGCAGGAGATCGACGCGCTGCGTCACTACACCCCGGCGCAGATGCGTGGCCGGGTCACCACCGAAGCGGACCGAGTGTGGTCGGACCGCGCCTTCCTCTGCAGCACCCTGCCCGGCGGTCACGCCGAACTCGCCCTCGTCATCGGCTTCGGCATGACCGAAGATCGCAACCAGGAACCGCGTGTCTACAACCCGCACGGTTTCAACCTGGCATGGCTGCGCGCTCACACCGGTGAAGGACTGCTGCAGCATCGGCACGACGCACCGCAGGCACTCATCGTCCGCAGCGGCCGATGGAAGATCACCCTCAACAGCGGCGCCGACGAACGGACCGTCGTCCTCGACCCCCGCGACACCCTCTCCATCCCGGCGGGCGCGTGGCGCCGATTCGAACAACTCGACGACGGCGACGGCGAAATGGTTGTCGTCAACGGCGGCGACGGACGAGTCCGGATCCATTGGGATCCGGAAGTGATCGAACGCGCCCGCGACAAGGACGTGGCCTTCGACGCCAACGGGTACGTCGCACCCTGGTCGGTGGTGTCCCGGAGCACCGACGATGACTGA
- a CDS encoding PucR family transcriptional regulator, which yields MNSEGGTRTGSTEPSGRATGSITLRELLSALDTSVVELIDAPAGTEIALSSVALVDSSDLATETDSQSPLPDLYLHVGIGKAEAVRWFDDIALRPPDHRAQAVMSKNAATSTALQAAARRAGVALVAVHPKARWDHVFPLVQRMLDRSRRSTGLGDPDLLATDTDLFGLAQIVAQNAGGMVSIEDAQSHVLAYSASDEAADELRTLSILGREGPRDYLRALQRWGVFDRLRNSDEVIDVPAHRKLGTKRRLVVSIRQASEDATTSARTLGSIWLQQGVAPFSDDAEDVLRGASAIAARIISRSLNAPSTEGLLIQRLFGARGGGVDVPSVVSALNLSATGPAAVVGFAVSATETAGGGRLTELGSMLRLQASSFRRDSVATIIGERAYVLLPRYTSPKSVTTWTRQLVEQFETKRSIALRAAIAIPVPDLGQVAGARVEVDRVLDGTAATFPEGRVTTLAESRTAVLFGEILDLLAEHRDLHDPRLDALVDYDDKHASNLQDSAEAYLAEHGDVRAAAAVLQIHPNTLRYRIRRVEEIVGIDLHDASDRMLFELQLALRRRGDANPTAP from the coding sequence GTGAATTCTGAAGGCGGAACCCGCACGGGTTCAACCGAGCCGTCCGGCCGTGCCACCGGAAGCATCACGCTGCGTGAGCTTCTCAGCGCCCTCGACACGTCGGTCGTCGAACTGATCGACGCGCCGGCAGGCACCGAGATCGCGCTGTCGTCGGTCGCGCTGGTCGACAGTTCCGACCTGGCCACCGAGACCGATTCGCAATCTCCGCTGCCGGATCTGTACCTGCACGTCGGGATCGGCAAAGCGGAGGCCGTGCGCTGGTTCGACGACATTGCCCTCCGACCACCAGACCATCGGGCACAGGCGGTGATGTCCAAGAATGCGGCCACCTCGACGGCACTGCAGGCGGCGGCACGCCGCGCCGGGGTCGCGTTGGTGGCCGTGCACCCGAAGGCCCGCTGGGACCATGTGTTCCCGCTGGTGCAGCGCATGCTGGACCGCTCCCGCCGCAGCACGGGACTGGGCGATCCGGATCTGCTCGCCACCGACACCGACCTGTTCGGGCTGGCCCAGATCGTCGCCCAGAACGCCGGCGGCATGGTGTCGATCGAGGACGCGCAATCGCACGTGCTGGCCTACTCCGCCTCCGACGAGGCCGCCGACGAGTTGCGGACGCTGTCGATCCTCGGCCGCGAAGGACCCCGCGACTACCTGCGGGCACTGCAGCGGTGGGGGGTTTTCGACCGTCTCCGCAACAGCGACGAGGTGATCGACGTGCCGGCCCACCGCAAGCTCGGCACGAAGCGGCGGCTGGTGGTCAGCATCCGGCAGGCCTCCGAGGATGCCACGACCTCGGCGCGCACACTCGGGTCCATCTGGCTGCAACAGGGGGTGGCGCCGTTCTCCGACGACGCCGAAGACGTGCTGCGCGGCGCGTCCGCGATCGCCGCGCGGATCATCTCCCGCAGTCTCAACGCGCCGTCCACCGAGGGCCTGCTGATCCAGCGGCTGTTCGGGGCCCGCGGGGGTGGTGTGGACGTCCCGTCCGTGGTCAGTGCCCTGAACCTGTCGGCGACCGGACCGGCGGCGGTGGTCGGTTTCGCTGTCAGTGCCACCGAGACCGCCGGCGGCGGCCGCCTCACGGAACTGGGCAGCATGCTGCGCCTGCAGGCCAGTTCCTTTCGCCGCGATTCTGTCGCGACGATCATCGGTGAGCGCGCCTACGTGCTGCTCCCGCGCTACACGAGCCCGAAGTCGGTGACCACCTGGACCCGGCAACTCGTCGAGCAGTTCGAGACGAAGCGGTCGATCGCCCTGCGTGCCGCGATCGCGATCCCGGTGCCTGATCTGGGGCAGGTCGCCGGAGCGCGGGTGGAGGTCGACCGTGTTCTCGACGGCACCGCCGCGACTTTCCCCGAGGGCCGGGTGACCACGCTCGCCGAATCGCGCACCGCGGTGCTGTTCGGGGAGATCCTCGACCTCCTCGCCGAGCACCGGGACCTGCACGACCCGCGGCTCGACGCCCTCGTCGACTACGACGACAAGCACGCGTCGAACCTGCAGGACAGCGCTGAGGCCTATCTCGCGGAACACGGCGACGTCCGCGCGGCCGCCGCTGTCCTGCAAATACATCCGAATACCCTGCGCTACCGGATTCGCCGCGTCGAGGAGATCGTCGGTATCGACCTGCACGACGCCTCCGACCGGATGCTGTTCGAACTGCAGCTCGCTTTGCGGCGCCGCGGCGATGCGAATCCCACCGCCCCCTGA
- a CDS encoding alpha/beta fold hydrolase: MTDHVVLIPGMMCSEQLWADVEDPIRRHARIHHAVLERNSIASIAHNILASAPPNFTAIGLSLGGIVAMHLAVIAPHRITGVALLSTNARAPRPGQLHDWREAAARLDRGGSAVSEQRRLLPDLVSKNSRTADPTLNARVLAMAEHIGREGLRAQLAAQASRIDYLDALREITCPSLVLAGEDDTLCAAPAMREIAAHLPDSTFQIIPGGGHLTPMERPTDVGRTLSAWLASIDRPGNAEPAGTPLPRALAPATP, translated from the coding sequence ATGACTGACCATGTCGTCCTCATCCCGGGGATGATGTGCAGCGAGCAACTGTGGGCCGACGTCGAGGACCCGATACGCCGCCACGCGCGTATCCATCACGCCGTCCTGGAACGGAATTCGATTGCCTCGATCGCACACAATATCCTGGCCAGCGCCCCGCCGAACTTCACCGCCATAGGCCTGTCCCTGGGCGGAATCGTCGCGATGCACCTGGCCGTCATCGCCCCCCACCGCATCACCGGCGTGGCTCTGCTCTCGACGAACGCCCGCGCCCCACGCCCGGGTCAGCTCCACGATTGGCGTGAGGCCGCGGCTCGACTCGATCGCGGGGGATCGGCAGTCTCCGAACAACGGCGACTGCTACCGGACCTGGTCTCGAAGAATTCCCGGACAGCCGACCCGACCTTGAACGCACGGGTACTCGCGATGGCCGAACACATCGGCAGGGAGGGACTTCGCGCCCAGCTGGCGGCGCAGGCATCGCGTATCGACTACCTCGACGCCCTCCGCGAGATCACGTGCCCGAGCCTGGTGCTGGCCGGCGAGGACGACACACTGTGCGCGGCCCCGGCAATGCGCGAAATCGCCGCGCATCTTCCCGACTCGACGTTTCAAATCATCCCCGGCGGCGGGCACCTGACACCGATGGAACGGCCGACCGACGTCGGACGAACCCTCTCGGCGTGGCTCGCCAGTATCGACCGGCCGGGAAATGCCGAACCGGCAGGAACACCGCTTCCGCGTGCGCTGGCGCCGGCCACGCCGTGA
- the pruA gene encoding L-glutamate gamma-semialdehyde dehydrogenase, with the protein MDAITTTPQPVNEPVGSFTPGSPERARLQAKLSELGSNPTEIHHVIGGAHRRGAGPVIDVVQPHRHAAVLGTFTNAGTQDIQDAVAAATAAAPAWRALSFEDRAAVFLRAADLLSGPWRETLAAATMLGQSKTAYQAEIDTPCELIDFWRFNVHFARQILADQPISSPGVWNKLEYRSLEGFVYAITPFNFTAIAGNLPTAPALMGNTVVWKPSQTQAVAAYWTMKLLEAAGLPPGVINLVNGSGAAVSDVVLADPRLAGIHFTGSTATFQHLWQQVGNNISNYHSYPRLVGETGGKDFVLAHSSANPDTLTTALIRGAFDFQGQKCSAASRAFVPKSVWAKMGDDFIEKASTLKYGDVTDFSNFGGAVIDKRAFDRNADAIARAKATPSLTIAAGGHVDDSVGYFVDPTVLLGDDPTDEAFRTEYFGPILSVHVYDDSAAGSFEKVLDLVDKGSAYALTGSIIADDRTAIAQATDDLRFAAGNFYINDKPTGAVVGQQPFGGARASGTNDKAGSPQNLLRWASARTIKETFVPATDHRYPHQAADTSEDI; encoded by the coding sequence ATGGACGCCATCACCACCACCCCGCAGCCCGTCAACGAGCCGGTGGGGTCCTTCACACCCGGGAGCCCGGAGCGGGCGCGGCTGCAGGCGAAGCTGTCCGAACTCGGGTCGAACCCGACGGAGATCCACCACGTGATCGGCGGGGCGCACCGCCGCGGCGCCGGCCCGGTGATCGACGTCGTCCAGCCGCACCGGCATGCCGCGGTGCTCGGTACCTTCACCAACGCGGGCACCCAGGACATCCAGGACGCGGTCGCCGCGGCCACCGCCGCTGCCCCGGCGTGGCGGGCACTCTCCTTCGAGGACCGCGCCGCGGTGTTCCTGCGCGCAGCCGATCTCCTGTCCGGCCCCTGGCGCGAAACCCTCGCCGCCGCAACCATGCTCGGACAGTCCAAGACCGCGTACCAGGCCGAGATCGACACCCCCTGCGAACTCATCGACTTCTGGCGATTCAACGTCCACTTCGCCCGCCAGATCCTCGCCGACCAGCCGATCTCCTCCCCGGGGGTGTGGAACAAGCTCGAGTACCGCTCCCTCGAGGGCTTCGTCTACGCGATCACCCCGTTCAACTTCACCGCCATCGCCGGCAACCTGCCCACCGCACCCGCACTGATGGGCAACACGGTGGTGTGGAAGCCGTCGCAGACGCAGGCCGTCGCCGCGTACTGGACGATGAAACTGCTCGAGGCCGCCGGCCTGCCGCCCGGCGTGATCAACCTCGTCAACGGCTCCGGCGCCGCGGTCTCCGACGTCGTCCTCGCCGACCCGCGCCTCGCCGGAATCCACTTCACCGGTTCCACCGCCACCTTCCAGCACCTGTGGCAGCAGGTCGGCAACAACATCTCGAACTACCACTCCTACCCCCGACTGGTCGGCGAGACCGGCGGCAAGGACTTCGTCCTCGCCCACAGCTCCGCCAACCCCGACACCCTCACCACCGCCCTGATCCGCGGCGCCTTCGACTTCCAGGGTCAGAAGTGCTCCGCCGCCTCCCGCGCGTTCGTCCCGAAGTCGGTGTGGGCGAAGATGGGCGACGACTTCATCGAGAAGGCATCGACGCTGAAATACGGTGACGTCACCGACTTCTCGAATTTCGGCGGCGCCGTCATCGACAAGCGCGCGTTCGACCGCAACGCCGACGCCATCGCCCGCGCCAAGGCCACCCCCAGCCTGACCATCGCCGCCGGCGGCCACGTCGACGACAGCGTCGGTTACTTCGTCGACCCCACCGTGCTCCTCGGGGACGACCCCACCGACGAGGCATTCCGCACCGAGTACTTCGGACCGATCCTGTCCGTACACGTCTACGACGACTCCGCCGCCGGATCGTTCGAGAAGGTCCTCGACCTCGTCGACAAGGGGTCCGCGTACGCGCTGACCGGGTCGATCATCGCCGACGACCGCACCGCGATCGCCCAGGCCACCGACGACCTGCGGTTCGCGGCCGGCAACTTCTACATCAACGACAAGCCCACCGGCGCCGTCGTGGGACAGCAGCCGTTCGGGGGCGCCCGCGCGTCGGGCACCAACGACAAGGCCGGCTCCCCGCAGAACCTGCTGCGCTGGGCGTCCGCACGCACCATCAAGGAAACGTTCGTCCCCGCCACCGACCACCGCTACCCGCACCAGGCGGCCGACACCTCCGAGGACATCTGA